GCGGCGGAACACCGTCCCCTTGCCCACCTGGGCCGCCGCGGCCACCGCCTCCATGGTCACCCCGGCCACACCGTGCTCCGCGATCAGCCGGGCGGCGGCCTCCAGCAGGCGGGCCCGGTTGCGGGCCGCGTCGGCACGCAGGCACGGCTCGCCGGCGGCCGGGGCGACCTCCAGCAGCCGGGGCGCGTCGAAGGGCTCCTGGGGCAGGGGGAAGGGAGGCGGGACGCTGGACATGACGACAGCGTAAAGCATCGGGAACAGAACTGGACCGTGGTCCGTTTGGCCTGATAGAAATTCAACCGGACCCCGGTCCGGATCGTTACGGCGTTGTTCCAGCGCTCCCGTGTTCCACCCCCCTTTTTTTGGAGTACCCATGTCTGTTCGGATCCTCGCGCTCATCGGCAGCCTGCGCGCCGGTTCGCACAACCGCCAGCTCGCCGAGGCGGCCGCCAAGCTCGCACCGGAGGGCGTGGAGGTCGGGCTCTTCGAGGGCCTGGCCGACGTCCCCTTCTACAACGAGGACCTCGACGTCGAGGGCGACGTCCCGGCCGCCGCCGCCAAGCTGCGCTCGGCCGCGCAGGAGGCCGACGCGTTCCTGCTCTTCTCGCCCGAGTACAACGGCACCATGCCGGCCGTCCTGAAGAACGCCATCGACTGGCTGTCCCGCCCCTACGGTGCCGGTGCCTTCGGCGGCAAGCCGGTCGCCGTGATCGGCACCGCCTTCGGCCAGTACGGCGGCGTGTGGGCCCAGGACGACACCCGCAAGTCCGTGGGCATCGCCGGCGGCAAGGTGATCGAGGACATCAAGCTGTCCATCCCGGGCTCCGTGACCCGCTTCGCCGAGACCCACCCGGCGGACGACGCCGAGGTCGCCGCGCAGCTGACCGAGGTCGTGACGCGCCTGCACGGCACCGTCGCGGAGACCACGGCCGCCTGAGCCGGGACATGTTCCAGCAGGGCCGGGGCCTCGGGCGGGCTCCGGCCCTTCGCGCTGCCCGGCCGCTCCCGGGGGCCGGGCAGCGCGGGTGTGCGACCGCGGGGCCGCGGCGGCCGCGCGCCGGGCCGGGGTGTCCGGCCGGTGCGTGCGGCGCCGGGGCCCGGAGCGCTCCCGAAGTGGAGCGGACACGCGTCGGCAGGCGTCCGCCACGGGGTAGGCGGGTCCCGTGGCCGCACGTGCGCACGAGGAGCGCCGCAGGCCACGGACAGCACCACGCGCCGCATGAGCCACGCAAGGAGTAACCATGCCCCTGGTCCCGCCGCCGCTCGATCCGGAACTCACCGCCGCCCTGGAACCCTTCGGGGACCTGATCTCCCCCGGCTTCGGCCCGGAGGAGATCGGCACGGCGCGGCAGGGCGCGGGAACGGAACTGCTCGACCTGCTGGACCTCACGATGGACGGCGCCTTCGAAGCGGAGGACCGCACGGTCCCGGGGCCCGACGGCGCCCCCGACATATCCCTGCTCATCTGCCGTCCCACCGACCCGGAACGCTCCGCCGCCCTGCCGGTGATCTACCACGTCCACGGCGGCGGCATGGTCCTGGGCAACAACCGGGCCGGCGTGGACGCGCCCCTGGCCTGGGCGCGCGAACTGGGCGCGGTCGTGGTGTCGGTGGAGTACCGGCTCGCGCCCGAACACCCCCACCCGGCGCAGATCGACGACGTCCACGCCGGTCTGGTCTGGACGGCCGCGCACGCAGAGGAGATCGGCGGCGACCCCGACCGCATCGTGCTCGCGGGCGCCAGCGCGGGCGGCGGCCTGGTCGCCGCGCTCGCCCTCCTCCTGCGCGACCGCCAGGGCCCGCCGGTCCTCGGCCAGCTGTTGATGTGCCCGATGCTGGACGACCGCAACGACACCGTCTCCAGCCACCAGATGGCCGGCACCGGTGTCTGGGACCGCACCGCCAACGAGACGGCCTGGACGGCCCTGCTCGGCGAGCGCCGCGGCACCCCCGACGTCTCCCCCTACGCCGCCCCCGCGCGCGCCGCCGACCTGTCCGGCCTGCCGCCGGCCTTCCTCGACGTCGGTTCCGCGGAGACCTTCCGCGACGAGGCCGTCGCCTACGCGTCCCGCATCTGGCAGTGCGGCGGCTCGGCCGAACTCCACGTCTGGCCGGGCGGCTTCCACGGCTTCGCCTCCTTCACCCCGCAGGCGGCCCTGTCCCGGGCGGCCCGGGCGGCCCAGCTGGACTGGCTGCGGCGCCTGCTGGCGCGGTGACGGCCGTCCCCGCGGGGCGGGCGCCGCACGCGGTGGCTCAGCCCGCCCGCACCGGTTCCCCACCCGGTGCCCGCCGGACCGCCGCCCGGTCGAGGTGGACCACCACCTGCGCGTAGAAGCGCTGCACGGCGTCGTCCACGCTGCGGATGAAGCCGGTCCCGGCACCGCCGCGGCCGCTGCCCATGCCCTTGAGGAGGGGGAGGCGGAACCCGGTGACGCCGGCCTTGCCGGCCCGGGGCAGCAGGTCCGCCGGTTCCGGGCGGCGGGGCCCCGCCGGCCGCGGTCGGCCCGCCGGTCGCCCACGGCCCGCGGGTCGCCCACGGTCCGCTCCCGGAGCCGTCAGGTTCCGAGCAGGGCGGTGCCGAGGGCGATCAGGGCCACGACCTTGACCGCCTCCAGCGCCACGTACCACAGGTGGCTGCGGGAGCGGGGCAGTTCCTCCCCGGCGAGGACCCGGTCGGACCTGCGGTTGAGGAAGGGGCGGACGACGGCCAGCTGGACGAGGAGGAGCACGGCGGCGGCCCCGGCCGGCCAGACGACACCGGCCGGGGCGCCACCCGCGGCGA
This is a stretch of genomic DNA from Streptomyces sp. TG1A-8. It encodes these proteins:
- a CDS encoding NAD(P)H-dependent oxidoreductase, which codes for MSVRILALIGSLRAGSHNRQLAEAAAKLAPEGVEVGLFEGLADVPFYNEDLDVEGDVPAAAAKLRSAAQEADAFLLFSPEYNGTMPAVLKNAIDWLSRPYGAGAFGGKPVAVIGTAFGQYGGVWAQDDTRKSVGIAGGKVIEDIKLSIPGSVTRFAETHPADDAEVAAQLTEVVTRLHGTVAETTAA
- a CDS encoding alpha/beta hydrolase; its protein translation is MPLVPPPLDPELTAALEPFGDLISPGFGPEEIGTARQGAGTELLDLLDLTMDGAFEAEDRTVPGPDGAPDISLLICRPTDPERSAALPVIYHVHGGGMVLGNNRAGVDAPLAWARELGAVVVSVEYRLAPEHPHPAQIDDVHAGLVWTAAHAEEIGGDPDRIVLAGASAGGGLVAALALLLRDRQGPPVLGQLLMCPMLDDRNDTVSSHQMAGTGVWDRTANETAWTALLGERRGTPDVSPYAAPARAADLSGLPPAFLDVGSAETFRDEAVAYASRIWQCGGSAELHVWPGGFHGFASFTPQAALSRAARAAQLDWLRRLLAR